One region of Kytococcus sedentarius DSM 20547 genomic DNA includes:
- a CDS encoding thermonuclease family protein, whose protein sequence is MNRRRGCLGCGCAAAVLATITLVVAVMVAAFVAGEEPEPAESSPEASAAAELEPSATAEPTDGPAPAGESSATGVEKSARGGEASAKDPAPQSSSAAARAAAAPVPVPTGAQSPRSAESTRTATGEPSAPAPESSSASPSTTSAPAPTPEVAPSTERAVAPARAASSESGPVVKVVDGDTIDVATANGTERIRIIGLDTPEIGECGFSEASAAMADLVAGRSVQLVRDPTQDNRDRYGRLVRHVHRGNTSAAVEMIRRGHSAEYLYGAEYQNRSAHLRAEREARAAKVGMWSTRGCATPTPTPSPTPTPSPTPTEPVTVVAPPEPTPTAPAPTGSCRIKGNISSSGEKIFHSPGQAHYERTKISLDKGERWFCSAADAVKAGWRAAKQ, encoded by the coding sequence ATGAACCGCCGTCGGGGGTGCCTCGGCTGTGGTTGCGCGGCCGCCGTCCTGGCGACGATCACCCTGGTCGTGGCCGTGATGGTGGCGGCGTTCGTCGCCGGCGAGGAGCCAGAGCCCGCGGAGTCGAGTCCGGAGGCGTCGGCGGCGGCAGAGCTCGAGCCAAGCGCCACGGCCGAGCCCACGGACGGCCCCGCACCGGCCGGGGAGTCCTCCGCGACGGGCGTGGAGAAGTCCGCCAGGGGTGGGGAGGCGTCTGCCAAGGACCCCGCGCCGCAGAGCTCGTCGGCGGCGGCCCGGGCGGCAGCCGCCCCCGTCCCCGTGCCGACCGGGGCACAGTCCCCGCGCAGCGCGGAGTCCACGCGGACCGCCACGGGGGAGCCGAGCGCCCCCGCGCCGGAGAGCTCGTCGGCGTCGCCCTCGACGACCTCCGCGCCTGCCCCGACGCCCGAGGTCGCGCCGAGCACCGAGAGGGCCGTGGCCCCGGCGAGGGCAGCGAGCAGCGAGTCCGGACCGGTGGTGAAGGTCGTCGACGGGGACACCATCGACGTGGCCACCGCTAACGGGACCGAGCGCATCCGCATCATCGGCCTGGACACCCCGGAGATCGGGGAGTGCGGGTTCAGCGAGGCCTCGGCCGCCATGGCCGACCTGGTGGCGGGGCGCTCGGTCCAGCTGGTGCGCGACCCCACCCAGGACAACCGTGACCGCTACGGCCGCCTGGTGCGCCACGTGCACCGTGGCAACACCTCGGCGGCCGTGGAGATGATCCGCCGCGGACACTCGGCCGAGTACCTCTACGGAGCCGAATACCAGAACCGGTCGGCACACCTGCGGGCCGAGCGGGAGGCCCGGGCCGCGAAGGTGGGCATGTGGTCGACGCGCGGCTGTGCCACCCCGACGCCCACGCCGAGCCCGACGCCCACGCCGAGCCCCACCCCGACCGAGCCGGTGACCGTGGTGGCCCCGCCCGAGCCCACGCCCACGGCACCCGCACCCACCGGGAGCTGCCGCATCAAGGGGAACATCTCCAGCAGTGGGGAGAAGATCTTCCACTCCCCGGGCCAGGCGCACTACGAGCGCACCAAGATCTCGCTGGACAAGGGAGAGCGCTGGTTCTGCTCCGCGGCCGATGCCGTGAAGGCGGGGTGGCGAGCCGCCAAGCAGTGA
- a CDS encoding short-chain fatty acid transporter, which produces MGPVNALVERFIPSALVFAIVLTLVVVLAALLLTDSGPKEVVSAWGVGLAGLLAFMTQMSLVLMLGHVLANTRPVRAGLRRLGAIPRGRVMPYVFVALITCLATLITWGLGLVVGALLAKEVANQTSRRGEPAHFPLLVATGYTGMSIWHMGYSGSAPLTAATPDSFVAAQVGEIIPITETTFSWWNMTATAVALLVILGTVALMAPKAGADVAEMPAQSAETDSPTLPAVETPADAVDASRVPTLLLGLLVAAYLAIHFTDGGSLTLDIVNWSFLALILLIVSSPAELVELVKDAASNVGEILLQFPLYAGIMGVMAGTGLITMLSDAMVNISTPQTFGFLAFLSAGLVNFFVPSGGGQIAVQGPILLDAAERLGVDPSVAIMAVSYGDQWTNMIQPFWALPLLAIAGLRIRDILGYTTMILITVGVVLSATLLLVGPGV; this is translated from the coding sequence ATGGGGCCGGTGAACGCGTTGGTCGAGCGCTTCATCCCCTCGGCCCTGGTGTTCGCCATCGTCTTGACGCTCGTCGTGGTGCTCGCCGCCCTGCTGCTCACCGACTCCGGGCCCAAGGAGGTCGTCTCCGCCTGGGGCGTCGGGCTGGCCGGGCTACTGGCGTTCATGACCCAGATGTCGCTGGTGCTCATGCTCGGTCATGTGCTGGCCAACACCCGCCCGGTACGCGCCGGCCTGCGCCGCTTGGGTGCCATCCCCCGGGGTCGGGTGATGCCCTACGTCTTCGTGGCACTGATCACCTGCCTGGCCACCCTCATCACCTGGGGTCTCGGTCTGGTCGTCGGCGCGCTGCTGGCCAAGGAGGTGGCCAACCAGACCTCCCGCCGCGGCGAGCCCGCGCACTTCCCGCTGCTGGTGGCCACCGGGTACACCGGTATGAGCATCTGGCACATGGGCTACTCCGGCTCCGCGCCGCTGACCGCCGCCACGCCCGACTCGTTCGTCGCGGCGCAGGTGGGCGAGATCATCCCCATCACCGAGACCACCTTCTCCTGGTGGAACATGACGGCCACCGCCGTCGCGCTGCTGGTGATCCTGGGCACCGTCGCGCTGATGGCCCCGAAGGCCGGCGCCGACGTCGCTGAGATGCCTGCCCAGTCGGCCGAGACCGACTCCCCCACCCTGCCCGCGGTGGAGACGCCGGCCGATGCGGTGGACGCCTCCCGGGTGCCCACGCTCCTGCTGGGACTGCTCGTGGCCGCCTACCTCGCCATCCACTTCACCGATGGCGGCTCGCTCACCCTAGACATCGTGAACTGGTCCTTCCTGGCCCTCATCCTGCTGATCGTCAGCTCGCCGGCCGAGCTGGTGGAGCTGGTGAAGGACGCCGCGAGCAACGTGGGCGAGATCCTGCTGCAGTTCCCGCTGTACGCCGGGATCATGGGCGTGATGGCCGGCACCGGGCTCATCACGATGCTCTCGGACGCGATGGTGAACATCTCCACCCCGCAGACCTTCGGCTTCCTGGCCTTCCTCTCGGCCGGCCTGGTGAACTTCTTCGTCCCCTCCGGCGGCGGCCAGATCGCCGTGCAGGGCCCCATCCTGCTCGATGCGGCCGAGCGCCTGGGCGTGGACCCGTCGGTGGCCATCATGGCCGTGAGCTACGGCGACCAGTGGACGAACATGATCCAGCCCTTCTGGGCGCTGCCGCTGCTGGCCATTGCGGGCCTGCGGATCCGCGACATCCTGGGCTACACCACGATGATCCTCATCACCGTCGGCGTGGTGCTGTCCGCGACCCTGCTGCTGGTGGGCCCCGGGGTCTGA
- a CDS encoding APC family permease, which translates to MSTATSHDAPAQGGSAPGEVDTELKRVLGPKLLLLFIIGDILGTGIYAITGKVAGEVGGAVWVPFVIAFTIAIITAFAYLELITKYPHAGGAANFIHKAFGLQFVTFMVTFTVMASGITSAATAAKAFASNLVAGVGLDWAPEGAAVLGIAVAFMIVVALVNFRGVAESVGLNVVLTIIELTGLMLVIFVGLWAVAGMSDAPVDFSRAMMFETSGDKNAFLAATAGTSLAFFAMVGFEDSVNMAEETKDPVKTFPKIMLSGLVITAIIYVLVSVTAVALVPVGQLSQGDTPLLQVVQAGAPNLPIDTIYPFIAMFAVANTAVINMLMASRLLYGMAKQDVLPRPLALVHKGRQSPWVAIIVTTALAVGLILVVGQVTALGGTTALLLLAVFAMVNIACIVLRKRDHEVEHRYFKAPGWIPWVGAVLCLYMVGPWTGRDTEQYVIAGWLLLIAVILWALTWFLNRALYAKPTRVRHPEDLR; encoded by the coding sequence ATGAGTACTGCCACGTCACACGACGCCCCTGCCCAGGGCGGCTCGGCACCCGGAGAGGTGGACACCGAGCTCAAGCGGGTCCTCGGGCCGAAGCTGCTCCTGCTGTTCATCATCGGAGACATCCTCGGAACCGGCATCTACGCGATCACCGGCAAGGTGGCCGGCGAGGTCGGCGGTGCCGTGTGGGTGCCGTTCGTCATCGCCTTCACCATCGCGATCATCACCGCCTTCGCGTACTTGGAGCTGATCACCAAGTACCCGCACGCCGGTGGTGCCGCCAACTTCATCCACAAGGCCTTCGGTCTGCAGTTCGTGACCTTCATGGTCACCTTCACGGTGATGGCCTCGGGTATCACCTCGGCCGCCACGGCCGCCAAGGCCTTCGCCTCGAACCTGGTGGCCGGTGTCGGCCTCGACTGGGCTCCGGAGGGGGCCGCGGTGCTGGGCATCGCGGTGGCCTTCATGATCGTCGTGGCCCTGGTGAACTTCCGCGGCGTGGCCGAGTCGGTCGGGCTCAACGTGGTGCTCACCATCATCGAGCTCACCGGTCTGATGCTGGTCATCTTCGTGGGCCTGTGGGCCGTGGCGGGCATGAGTGACGCCCCGGTCGACTTCTCCCGCGCCATGATGTTCGAGACCAGCGGTGACAAGAACGCCTTCTTGGCCGCGACCGCCGGCACCTCGCTGGCGTTCTTCGCCATGGTGGGCTTCGAGGACTCGGTGAACATGGCCGAGGAGACCAAGGACCCGGTCAAGACCTTCCCCAAGATCATGCTCAGCGGTCTGGTCATCACCGCCATCATCTACGTGCTGGTGTCGGTCACCGCCGTGGCGCTGGTGCCGGTGGGACAGCTCAGCCAGGGCGACACCCCGCTGCTGCAGGTGGTGCAGGCCGGCGCGCCGAACCTGCCGATCGACACGATCTACCCGTTCATCGCCATGTTCGCCGTGGCCAACACCGCGGTGATCAACATGCTGATGGCCTCCCGCCTGCTCTACGGCATGGCCAAGCAGGACGTCCTGCCCCGCCCGCTGGCGCTGGTGCACAAGGGTCGCCAGTCGCCGTGGGTGGCGATCATCGTCACCACCGCCCTGGCTGTAGGCCTCATCCTGGTCGTGGGGCAGGTGACCGCGCTGGGCGGCACCACCGCGCTGCTGCTGCTGGCCGTGTTCGCCATGGTGAACATCGCCTGCATCGTGCTGCGCAAGCGCGACCACGAGGTGGAGCACAGGTACTTCAAGGCTCCCGGGTGGATCCCGTGGGTCGGCGCGGTGCTGTGCCTGTACATGGTGGGTCCGTGGACCGGCCGTGACACCGAGCAGTACGTGATCGCCGGCTGGTTGCTGCTGATCGCGGTGATCCTGTGGGCCCTGACCTGGTTCCTCAACCGGGCCCTGTACGCCAAGCCCACGCGGGTGCGCCACCCGGAGGACCTGCGCTGA